A window from Micromonospora profundi encodes these proteins:
- a CDS encoding S24/S26 family peptidase — protein sequence MRADQPAEAPRLRWPLTAVLVTGPSMAPTLRHGDAVLVRPGGRPVRPGDVVVAVFRTRPELLVVKRAVRPQDGGWWLRGDNDLVTDDSRAYGVADVRGRVVARYWPRPGRVSRHPL from the coding sequence GTGCGCGCCGATCAACCAGCGGAAGCTCCCCGGCTGCGGTGGCCGCTGACCGCTGTCCTGGTGACCGGGCCCTCCATGGCCCCGACGCTGCGGCACGGTGACGCGGTGCTGGTCCGGCCGGGAGGCCGCCCTGTTCGTCCCGGTGACGTGGTGGTCGCGGTGTTCCGGACGCGCCCCGAGCTGCTGGTGGTGAAGCGGGCGGTCCGGCCGCAGGACGGCGGTTGGTGGCTGCGCGGGGACAACGACCTGGTCACCGACGACTCCCGGGCGTACGGGGTGGCCGACGTGCGGGGGAGGGTGGTGGCCCGCTACTGGCCGCGTCCCGGACGGGTGTCCCGTCACCCTTTATGA
- a CDS encoding ATP-binding protein, with the protein MTQLTGQPATDDDVVHLTVPADGGYLGVLRTATAGLAARLQFALDEIEDLRIAVDEACAMLLAIATRDAELECRFSVTDDALTVEVTVPTVRGATLPGESSFAWKVLTALTTSAAATAADGRATISLLTRRSSAL; encoded by the coding sequence GTGACTCAACTGACCGGCCAGCCAGCGACCGACGACGACGTGGTGCACCTCACCGTGCCCGCCGACGGCGGTTACCTCGGCGTGCTCCGCACCGCCACCGCCGGCCTCGCGGCCCGGTTGCAGTTCGCGCTCGACGAGATCGAGGATCTGCGGATCGCTGTCGACGAGGCGTGCGCCATGCTGCTCGCCATCGCCACCCGGGATGCCGAGCTTGAGTGCCGGTTCTCGGTGACCGACGACGCCCTGACCGTCGAGGTGACGGTGCCGACAGTGCGAGGTGCCACGCTGCCCGGCGAGTCGTCGTTCGCCTGGAAGGTGCTCACCGCTCTCACCACCTCGGCGGCTGCCACGGCCGCCGACGGCCGGGCGACGATCTCGTTGCTCACCCGCCGCTCCAGCGCCCTCTGA
- a CDS encoding GNAT family N-acetyltransferase has product MTSPVIPTIRPARPEDVPAVVAMVHELAEYERAPDECHLTTDQLTSALFGAAPALFGHVAVDEQDVPVGFALWFLNFSTWAGVHGIYLEDLYVRPAARGTGAGRLLLATLADICVQRGYRRLEWWMIDWNPAAGFYASIGAEQMSEWVPYRLSGDALNDLAAQVRAVAARPNH; this is encoded by the coding sequence GTGACGTCTCCCGTCATTCCGACGATCCGGCCGGCACGTCCCGAGGACGTGCCGGCCGTCGTCGCTATGGTGCACGAGTTGGCGGAGTACGAACGCGCGCCCGACGAGTGCCACCTCACCACCGACCAGCTGACCTCGGCCCTGTTCGGCGCGGCCCCCGCCCTCTTCGGCCACGTCGCGGTGGACGAGCAGGACGTACCGGTCGGCTTCGCCCTGTGGTTCCTCAACTTCTCCACCTGGGCCGGGGTGCACGGCATCTACCTTGAGGACCTGTACGTCCGACCGGCCGCCCGGGGCACCGGCGCGGGCCGCCTGCTGCTCGCCACCCTTGCCGACATCTGCGTTCAGCGGGGCTACCGGCGGTTGGAATGGTGGATGATCGACTGGAACCCGGCGGCCGGCTTCTACGCCTCGATCGGCGCCGAACAGATGAGTGAGTGGGTCCCCTACCGACTCAGTGGTGACGCGCTGAACGACCTGGCCGCCCAAGTGCGAGCCGTCGCGGCGCGCCCGAACCATTGA
- the sodN gene encoding superoxide dismutase, Ni, producing the protein MRLSRILAPRVTASAHCDLPCGVYDPAQARIEAESVKMICEKYQANTDPEFRTRAVIIKEQRAELVKHHLWVLWTDYFKAPHFEKYPNLHTLFNEATKLAGAGGVKGSLDPATADQLLAKIDEISKIFWETKKA; encoded by the coding sequence ATGCGACTTTCCCGCATCCTTGCGCCCCGCGTCACCGCGAGCGCTCACTGCGACCTGCCGTGCGGCGTCTACGACCCGGCTCAGGCTCGGATCGAGGCCGAGTCGGTCAAAATGATCTGCGAGAAGTACCAGGCGAACACCGACCCGGAGTTCCGCACCCGGGCGGTCATCATCAAGGAGCAGCGCGCCGAGCTGGTCAAGCACCACCTGTGGGTGCTGTGGACCGACTACTTCAAGGCGCCCCACTTCGAGAAGTACCCGAACCTGCACACCCTGTTCAACGAGGCCACCAAGCTCGCTGGCGCCGGTGGCGTCAAGGGCAGTCTGGACCCGGCCACCGCCGACCAGCTGCTCGCGAAGATCGACGAGATCTCGAAGATCTTCTGGGAGACCAAGAAGGCGTGA
- a CDS encoding zinc-binding dehydrogenase, translating into MPIMRAAFASRLDDADPLAALTVGERPEPTHPEDDWVTVQVRASSLNHHDLWSLRGVGLTEAQLPMILGCDAVAVDPEGNEVVVYPVVVTPGDPRGVSILSEHFAGTLAERVAVPRSNLIPLPEGLAATDAACLPTAWLTAWRMLTTKGRVADADSVLVQGAGGGVATAAVALAVAMGKRVYATSRDAGKRERITALGATAFEPGARLPERVDVVIETVGAATFDHSLKSAAPTARIVVSGATAGHQPSINLRRVFAMQLEILGTSMGTPGELYELLAFCAENEVRPVVDSVVPFSRVEDAFARLHSGEAFGKIVIDHTA; encoded by the coding sequence GTGCCGATCATGCGTGCCGCCTTTGCCTCCCGACTCGACGACGCCGATCCCCTCGCCGCGCTCACCGTCGGTGAGCGACCCGAGCCGACCCACCCGGAGGACGACTGGGTGACGGTGCAGGTCCGGGCCAGCTCGCTCAACCACCACGACCTCTGGTCGCTGCGCGGGGTGGGGCTCACCGAGGCCCAGCTACCGATGATCCTCGGCTGCGACGCGGTCGCAGTGGACCCCGAAGGCAACGAGGTCGTCGTCTACCCGGTGGTCGTCACCCCGGGTGACCCGCGCGGCGTGTCAATCCTCTCCGAGCACTTCGCCGGGACGCTCGCCGAGCGGGTGGCCGTACCCCGGTCGAATCTGATCCCGCTGCCCGAGGGCCTGGCGGCGACCGATGCGGCGTGCCTGCCCACGGCCTGGCTGACCGCGTGGCGGATGCTCACCACCAAGGGCCGTGTCGCGGACGCGGACAGCGTGCTGGTCCAGGGCGCGGGCGGTGGCGTCGCCACCGCGGCCGTCGCGCTCGCCGTCGCGATGGGCAAGCGGGTGTACGCGACCAGCCGCGACGCCGGCAAGCGGGAGCGGATCACCGCACTCGGCGCGACCGCCTTCGAACCGGGTGCCCGGCTCCCGGAGCGGGTCGACGTGGTGATCGAGACGGTCGGCGCTGCCACCTTCGACCACTCGCTGAAGTCGGCAGCGCCGACGGCCCGGATCGTGGTGTCCGGCGCGACGGCCGGACACCAGCCGTCGATCAACCTCCGGCGCGTCTTCGCCATGCAGCTGGAGATCCTGGGCACCTCGATGGGCACCCCCGGTGAGCTGTACGAGCTGCTGGCGTTCTGCGCCGAGAACGAGGTGCGCCCGGTGGTGGACAGCGTGGTGCCGTTCAGCAGGGTCGAGGACGCCTTCGCCCGCCTGCACTCCGGAGAGGCCTTCGGCAAGATCGTCATCGACCACACGGCCTGA
- a CDS encoding alpha/beta hydrolase family protein, which yields MSRRVTATLLATTLLMAGLVGCSSDAPETESAPAPATPPPAASATPTPQVPAGTAPETAFAVGVRQLKLNRDGRALPVTLWYPAAGKAGGAAKRSATAAQGRFPVVMFSHGLTGHPDDYAPLLTRWVAAGFVVAAPIFPHTSRGSDGKLVDVLNQPADVSYALTQVLNLDAKAGDGLRGRLATDRVAAAGHSAGGVTTIGLFTGARDERLDAGVVFAGTAVGVGTAFAGAAAPQLFVHGELDEVVDYAAGKAVYDKVPWPKALLSLPKGDHGRGLLGNVKTLRVVSDTSIEFLRWSLYGDAAAKERLSTGAERGDLATFDDHL from the coding sequence ATGTCTCGTCGCGTCACTGCCACACTGCTGGCCACCACTCTGCTCATGGCCGGTCTGGTCGGCTGCTCCTCGGACGCCCCGGAGACCGAGAGCGCGCCGGCGCCGGCCACGCCACCGCCCGCCGCCAGCGCCACACCGACACCGCAGGTCCCCGCCGGGACCGCGCCGGAGACCGCCTTCGCCGTCGGCGTACGCCAGCTGAAGCTGAACCGGGACGGCCGTGCGCTGCCGGTCACGCTCTGGTACCCGGCGGCCGGGAAGGCCGGCGGCGCGGCGAAGCGGTCCGCGACGGCCGCCCAGGGCCGTTTCCCTGTGGTGATGTTCAGTCACGGCCTCACGGGCCACCCGGACGACTACGCCCCACTGCTGACCCGGTGGGTGGCGGCCGGTTTCGTCGTGGCCGCTCCGATCTTTCCGCACACCTCGCGGGGCAGCGACGGCAAGCTCGTCGACGTGCTCAACCAGCCGGCCGACGTGTCGTACGCGCTGACCCAGGTTCTCAACCTGGACGCCAAGGCCGGCGACGGCCTGCGCGGCAGGCTCGCCACCGACCGGGTGGCGGCGGCCGGCCACTCGGCCGGCGGGGTGACCACCATCGGCCTCTTCACCGGCGCCCGGGACGAGCGGCTGGACGCCGGGGTCGTGTTCGCCGGTACGGCCGTCGGCGTGGGCACCGCCTTCGCGGGCGCCGCCGCCCCGCAGTTGTTCGTGCACGGCGAGTTGGACGAGGTCGTCGACTACGCGGCAGGCAAGGCCGTCTACGACAAGGTGCCCTGGCCGAAGGCGCTGCTGAGCCTGCCCAAGGGCGACCACGGTCGGGGGCTGCTCGGCAACGTCAAGACGCTGCGGGTCGTCTCGGACACGTCAATCGAGTTCCTCCGCTGGTCGCTGTACGGCGACGCCGCTGCCAAGGAACGCCTCTCCACAGGTGCCGAGCGCGGCGACCTGGCGACCTTCGACGACCACCTCTGA
- a CDS encoding MerR family transcriptional regulator, which yields MADVPAILSIGQVAERTGLSVHALRFYEQEGVFVSPIRRGPGGRRVYSQDDVDWLTVCIILRASGMPLPALRRYADLVRDGVGNERERLALLREHHERVTGQMGRLAQCLDLITFKIGVYEDLLDQDGNAERQGGDDATSTGQVAV from the coding sequence ATGGCTGACGTCCCCGCGATTCTGAGCATCGGCCAGGTCGCCGAGCGCACCGGTCTGAGCGTGCACGCACTGCGCTTCTACGAGCAGGAGGGCGTCTTCGTCAGCCCCATACGCCGCGGCCCCGGCGGACGTCGCGTCTACAGCCAGGACGACGTGGACTGGCTGACCGTCTGCATCATTCTCCGCGCCTCGGGCATGCCGCTGCCCGCGCTCCGGCGGTACGCCGACCTCGTCCGCGACGGCGTCGGCAATGAGCGCGAGCGGCTCGCGCTCCTGCGCGAGCACCACGAGCGCGTCACCGGCCAGATGGGCCGGCTCGCCCAGTGCCTCGACCTGATCACCTTCAAGATCGGCGTGTACGAGGACCTGCTCGACCAGGATGGCAACGCCGAACGCCAGGGCGGGGACGACGCCACATCGACCGGCCAGGTGGCCGTGTAA
- the pta gene encoding phosphate acetyltransferase → MARSVYLTSVGSGGGKSTIALGLAELLSRQVERIGAFRPLVSGSRPDPILALLHDRYRIEVPEDELTGTTYAEAAALVADGRREELISRIVERYRAVERRCPAVVVVGSDFADGGDGAGPRELAFNARLATEFGSVVVPVVDGFGQPPESIAATARGAYHDLVDLGATVLAVIANRVSEPMTLPELPVPAYAIPEVPTVSAPTVAEVATALDATLLAGDDATLGRDVLDYVVGAAHVPILLDHLTEGALVITPGDRADLIVAASAAHVAGQVSLAGVILTLGEQPDPRAMRLVERLNTGFAVLSVPSDSYDTVEASSRIEARPSPANPRKVEAALGAFEGNVDTADLARRLRVSRSERVTPLMFEYDLIDRARANRRRLVLPEGTEERILRAAEILLRRGVADLTLLGRPDDIARRTRELGIDLTGADVVDPVSSPWRDEFAAEYAKLRAHRGVTVELAYDVVAQANYFGTLMVATGHADGMISGATHTTAATIRPAFEIIRTVPDVSVASSVFFMLLADRVLVYGDCAVNRDPDAAQLADIAISSADTAARFGIEPRVAMLSYSTGSSGAGADVEKVATATELVRERRPDLLVEGPIQYDAAIDPAVAATKLPGSPVAGKATVFIFPDLNTGNNTYKAVQRSAGAVAVGPVMQGLRRPVNDLSRGATVPDIVNTAAITAIQAATEEGS, encoded by the coding sequence GTGGCCCGCAGCGTCTATCTGACCAGCGTGGGGTCCGGCGGGGGCAAGTCGACCATCGCCCTCGGCCTCGCGGAACTCCTCTCCCGGCAGGTCGAGCGGATCGGCGCGTTCCGACCGCTTGTCTCCGGCAGCCGACCCGACCCGATCCTCGCGCTCCTGCACGACCGCTACCGGATCGAAGTGCCCGAGGACGAGCTGACCGGCACGACGTACGCCGAGGCGGCCGCGCTTGTCGCCGACGGCCGCCGCGAGGAGCTGATCTCGCGGATCGTCGAGCGGTACCGGGCTGTCGAACGGCGCTGCCCGGCGGTGGTCGTGGTGGGCAGCGACTTCGCCGACGGCGGGGACGGCGCCGGCCCCCGCGAGCTGGCCTTCAACGCCCGGCTCGCCACCGAGTTCGGCAGCGTGGTGGTGCCCGTCGTGGACGGCTTCGGCCAGCCGCCCGAGTCCATCGCGGCGACGGCGCGTGGGGCGTACCACGATCTGGTGGACCTGGGCGCGACGGTGCTCGCGGTCATTGCCAACCGGGTGTCCGAGCCGATGACGTTGCCAGAGCTGCCGGTTCCCGCGTACGCCATCCCGGAGGTGCCGACCGTGTCGGCGCCGACGGTGGCCGAGGTCGCGACGGCGCTCGACGCCACGCTGCTGGCTGGCGACGACGCCACACTCGGTCGGGACGTCCTCGACTACGTGGTCGGCGCGGCGCACGTGCCGATCCTGCTCGACCACCTGACCGAAGGGGCGCTTGTCATCACCCCCGGCGACCGCGCCGACCTGATCGTCGCGGCGAGTGCCGCGCACGTGGCCGGGCAGGTCTCGCTGGCAGGCGTGATCCTCACCCTCGGCGAGCAGCCCGACCCCCGGGCGATGCGCCTTGTCGAGCGGCTCAACACCGGGTTCGCCGTGCTGTCGGTGCCCAGCGACAGCTACGACACCGTCGAGGCGTCCAGCCGGATCGAGGCGCGGCCCAGCCCGGCCAACCCGCGCAAGGTGGAGGCCGCCCTCGGCGCGTTCGAGGGCAACGTGGACACCGCCGACCTGGCCCGCCGGCTGCGGGTCAGCCGGTCGGAGCGGGTCACCCCGCTGATGTTCGAGTACGACCTGATCGACCGCGCCCGGGCCAACCGCCGCCGGCTGGTGCTGCCGGAGGGGACCGAGGAGCGGATCCTGCGCGCCGCCGAGATCCTGCTCCGCCGGGGCGTGGCCGACCTCACCCTGCTCGGCCGTCCGGACGACATCGCCCGCCGCACCCGTGAGCTGGGCATCGACCTGACCGGCGCGGACGTCGTCGACCCGGTCAGCAGCCCCTGGCGGGACGAGTTCGCGGCCGAGTACGCGAAGCTGCGCGCCCACCGGGGGGTCACCGTCGAGCTGGCGTACGACGTGGTGGCGCAGGCCAACTACTTCGGCACCCTCATGGTGGCCACCGGGCACGCCGACGGAATGATCTCGGGGGCCACGCACACCACCGCCGCCACCATCCGGCCGGCGTTCGAGATCATCCGTACGGTCCCGGACGTCTCGGTGGCCTCCAGCGTCTTCTTCATGCTGCTCGCCGACCGGGTGCTCGTCTACGGCGACTGCGCCGTCAACCGCGACCCGGACGCCGCGCAGCTCGCCGACATCGCGATCTCGTCGGCCGACACCGCTGCCCGGTTCGGCATCGAGCCCCGGGTGGCGATGCTGTCGTACTCCACTGGCAGCTCGGGCGCGGGCGCGGACGTGGAGAAGGTCGCCACGGCCACCGAGCTGGTCCGGGAGCGCCGCCCCGACCTGCTGGTCGAGGGACCGATCCAGTACGACGCGGCGATCGACCCGGCGGTGGCCGCGACCAAGCTGCCCGGCAGCCCGGTGGCCGGCAAGGCCACTGTCTTCATCTTCCCGGACCTCAACACCGGCAACAACACCTACAAGGCGGTGCAGCGGTCCGCCGGGGCGGTCGCCGTCGGCCCGGTGATGCAGGGCCTGCGCCGGCCGGTGAACGACCTGTCCCGGGGCGCGACAGTGCCGGACATCGTCAACACGGCGGCGATCACCGCCATCCAGGCCGCCACCGAGGAGGGCTCGTGA
- a CDS encoding aldo/keto reductase — translation MRYRTLGGTGIEVSTHCLGTMMFGAVGNPDHDDCVRIVHTALDEGINFVDTADMYGQGESEQIVGKALRGRRDDVVLATKVHFPMGEGRNRGGNSRRWILTAVEESLRRLDTDWIDLYQIHRPDPRTDIEETLSVLTDLVRQGKIRAFGCSTFPAEEIVEAHHVSERRGLGRLRTEQPPYSILARGVEASLLPVCQRYGMGVLVWSPLAFGFLTGRYRKDQPVDLSTGRAVLRPAQFDPTIAENTAKLDIVEHLVDLAAQVGCTLPQLAIAFTVAHPAVTSAIIGPRTTGQLEDLLKGAALTLDDAVLDRIDEIVPPGTNRYNPNAAFPPPALTDTARRRRPLAERAAA, via the coding sequence ATGCGCTACCGCACCCTCGGCGGCACCGGCATCGAGGTGAGCACCCACTGCCTCGGGACCATGATGTTCGGTGCCGTCGGCAACCCCGACCACGACGACTGCGTCCGCATCGTCCACACAGCCCTGGATGAGGGCATCAACTTCGTGGACACCGCCGACATGTACGGCCAGGGCGAGTCCGAGCAGATCGTCGGGAAGGCACTGCGAGGGCGGCGCGACGACGTCGTACTCGCCACCAAGGTGCACTTTCCGATGGGCGAGGGGCGCAACCGCGGTGGGAACTCGCGACGGTGGATCCTCACGGCGGTCGAGGAGAGCCTCCGGCGTCTGGACACCGACTGGATCGACCTCTACCAGATCCACCGCCCCGACCCCCGCACCGACATCGAGGAGACGCTCTCGGTGCTCACCGACCTCGTACGCCAGGGCAAGATCCGCGCCTTCGGCTGCTCGACGTTCCCGGCCGAGGAGATCGTCGAGGCGCACCACGTCTCCGAGCGTCGCGGCCTTGGCCGGCTGCGCACCGAGCAACCGCCGTACTCGATCCTGGCCCGGGGAGTCGAGGCCTCGCTCCTGCCGGTCTGCCAGCGCTACGGCATGGGGGTGCTGGTCTGGAGCCCTCTCGCCTTCGGGTTCCTCACCGGCAGATACCGCAAGGACCAACCCGTCGACCTGTCGACCGGGCGTGCCGTCCTGCGCCCGGCGCAGTTCGATCCCACGATCGCCGAGAACACCGCCAAGCTCGACATCGTCGAACATCTCGTCGACCTCGCCGCACAGGTCGGCTGCACGCTGCCGCAGCTCGCCATCGCCTTCACTGTGGCCCATCCCGCCGTCACCTCGGCGATCATCGGGCCACGGACCACCGGGCAACTGGAGGATCTGCTCAAGGGCGCCGCGCTCACCCTCGACGACGCCGTCCTCGATCGGATCGACGAGATCGTGCCGCCCGGAACCAACAGGTACAACCCCAACGCCGCCTTCCCACCGCCCGCACTTACCGACACCGCACGCCGACGGCGACCACTCGCCGAACGCGCCGCAGCGTGA
- a CDS encoding NAD(P)-dependent malic enzyme: protein MSSSTVDPADPVFQLHVGGKMAVASTVPLTSREDLSLAYTPGVARVCEAIAADPDLADDYTWVSHAVAVVTDGSAVLGLGNIGPRASLPVMEGKAVLFKQFAGVDAVPICLDTQDVDEIVAVVKALAPSFGGINLEDISAPRCFEVERRLDEALDIPVFHDDQHGTAIVVLAALRNAASLLDRKLGDLRVAVSGAGAAGVAVTKMLIAGGVNPDQVVVCDSKGIIGRHRTELTGTKAELAAITNAAGRHGDITEALRGADVLIGVSGGQIPEAAVAGMAPDGIVFALANPTPEVHPDVAARHVAVVATGRSDYPNQINNVLAFPGVFRGALDARATRITEGMKVAAADAIAGVVAESLTADAIVPSPLDPRVAPAVAEAVAEAARRDGVARR, encoded by the coding sequence ATGTCTTCGTCCACCGTGGACCCCGCTGATCCCGTCTTCCAGTTGCACGTGGGCGGCAAGATGGCCGTCGCCTCGACGGTGCCACTCACCAGCCGCGAGGACCTGTCCCTCGCGTACACCCCTGGTGTTGCCCGGGTATGTGAGGCGATCGCGGCTGACCCCGACCTGGCCGACGACTACACGTGGGTGTCGCACGCGGTGGCAGTGGTCACCGACGGTTCGGCGGTGCTCGGGCTCGGCAACATCGGCCCGCGTGCCTCGCTGCCGGTGATGGAGGGCAAGGCGGTGCTGTTCAAGCAGTTCGCCGGTGTGGACGCGGTGCCGATCTGCCTGGACACCCAGGACGTGGACGAGATCGTCGCGGTGGTGAAGGCGCTGGCACCCTCGTTCGGCGGAATCAACCTGGAGGACATCAGCGCGCCGCGCTGCTTCGAGGTGGAGCGGCGGCTGGACGAGGCGCTTGACATCCCGGTCTTCCACGACGACCAGCACGGCACCGCGATCGTGGTGCTCGCCGCGCTTCGTAACGCCGCCAGCCTGCTCGACCGCAAGCTCGGCGACCTGCGGGTGGCGGTGAGCGGCGCGGGCGCCGCCGGCGTCGCCGTGACCAAGATGCTGATCGCCGGTGGCGTCAACCCCGACCAGGTGGTCGTCTGCGACTCCAAGGGGATCATCGGCCGGCACCGCACCGAGCTGACCGGCACCAAGGCCGAGCTGGCGGCGATCACGAACGCTGCTGGCCGGCACGGCGACATCACCGAGGCGCTGCGTGGCGCGGACGTGTTGATAGGCGTCTCCGGCGGCCAGATCCCGGAGGCCGCGGTCGCCGGGATGGCACCCGACGGGATCGTGTTCGCGCTGGCCAACCCGACTCCGGAGGTGCACCCCGACGTGGCCGCCCGGCACGTCGCGGTGGTCGCGACCGGGCGCAGCGACTACCCCAACCAGATCAACAACGTGCTTGCCTTCCCCGGTGTGTTCCGCGGCGCGCTGGACGCGCGGGCCACCCGGATCACCGAGGGGATGAAGGTCGCCGCCGCCGACGCCATCGCCGGCGTGGTGGCCGAGTCGCTGACCGCCGACGCGATCGTCCCGTCGCCGCTGGACCCGCGTGTCGCGCCGGCCGTCGCCGAAGCCGTCGCCGAGGCGGCCCGTCGTGACGGCGTCGCCCGCCGGTGA
- a CDS encoding alpha/beta hydrolase family protein produces the protein MGAGRLIAVLVVSALLAGCAPATAAPGGSSIPAPARRAPEGSYAVGVRTFTLDARSARPLPVTIWYPSSTGNVAPGRFPVVIYSHGLYSRPELHAGLTTRWAAAGFVVAAPAYPHTRQGAARFTRADVRNQPADGWRLIRHLSRLDSEPTDPLAGHLDLASIAAAGHSAGGFTTSGMFAEGHPARLRSGIVIAGGGLPGSFAGPVAPLLFVHGTADQVVPLTVGRAAYARVPGPAAFLSLLGQGHGEYLTPGNPGFAAVLATTIDFLRWTLYGDRAAGARLPVGARTPLTRYESRPPH, from the coding sequence ATGGGGGCGGGGCGGCTGATCGCCGTACTTGTGGTGTCGGCTCTGTTGGCTGGCTGCGCGCCTGCCACCGCCGCGCCGGGCGGGTCCAGCATCCCGGCGCCGGCGCGTCGGGCGCCCGAGGGGTCGTACGCCGTCGGCGTGCGTACGTTCACCCTCGATGCGCGCTCGGCGCGTCCCCTGCCGGTGACCATCTGGTACCCGTCGTCGACCGGCAACGTGGCCCCCGGGCGGTTCCCGGTGGTGATCTACAGCCACGGTCTGTACAGCCGGCCCGAGTTGCACGCCGGGCTGACCACCCGGTGGGCGGCGGCCGGATTCGTGGTTGCCGCCCCCGCTTACCCGCACACCCGACAGGGAGCCGCCCGGTTCACCCGGGCCGATGTCCGCAACCAGCCCGCCGACGGCTGGCGGCTCATCCGGCACCTGAGCCGCCTCGACAGCGAGCCCACCGATCCGCTCGCCGGCCACCTGGACCTCGCGTCGATCGCCGCCGCCGGGCACTCCGCGGGCGGCTTCACCACGAGCGGCATGTTCGCCGAGGGCCACCCCGCCCGGCTGCGCTCCGGCATCGTGATCGCCGGCGGCGGACTGCCCGGCAGCTTCGCCGGGCCCGTCGCTCCGCTGCTCTTCGTGCACGGTACGGCTGACCAGGTGGTGCCGCTGACTGTCGGCCGGGCCGCGTACGCGCGCGTACCGGGGCCGGCCGCGTTCCTCAGCCTGCTCGGTCAGGGCCACGGCGAATACCTGACACCGGGCAACCCGGGGTTCGCGGCGGTCCTCGCCACCACAATCGACTTCCTCCGCTGGACCCTCTACGGCGACCGGGCAGCGGGAGCACGCCTGCCCGTCGGCGCCCGCACGCCCCTGACCCGCTACGAGTCCCGTCCGCCCCACTGA